A part of Kryptolebias marmoratus isolate JLee-2015 linkage group LG8, ASM164957v2, whole genome shotgun sequence genomic DNA contains:
- the LOC108231947 gene encoding uncharacterized protein LOC108231947, with the protein MDPDNQDFVPTVFPCTKPSQSPKKRTKRTCGRKKRHRGRVRAGKENMTTAGPPVDLQEEALMEIENELSGEITTQSPSSVPKEEEALTKGVVTETKTETIKLQETPSLNITSPFLKPPKVILQLNKMRPVVLLKPIVVPEGVYECVSELREDKQLHEGQKSSDLSQADSSEPRLLEPSFSCNMCDRSFATVHNLKRHKLLHVKDGRKCLQCGVLFCRRHNRVLFQRRRPKPKNESEDEPFSAEEQDLNSSLSPDEMEPRQITETDGDTPPSPALTGQPPAPDPKRLPSVFKRDGLVSVKPSPVPRPPSPIFNFLRNSVASFHLESPVPSYPPVFVQSHLPKHPELPPSLRLFSPQYLTSALLDVQRNYESILNKRKTVKMEPVVKGEPEEPVSICPAQQTVKEAKKEKIAYDLEVIL; encoded by the exons GACCTGTGGTCGTAAGAAAAGGCACCGGGGAAGAGTCAGAGCAGGAAAAGAGAACATGACAACAGCTGGACCTCCTGTGGACCTCCAAGAGGAGGCTTTAATGGAAATTGAAAATGAGCTTTCAGGAGAAATAACAACTCAGTCACCCTCATCAGTGCCAAAG GAAGAAGAAGCATTGACCAAAGGAGTtgtgactgaaacaaaaacagaaacaatcaaaTTGCAAGAAACACCCAGTTTAAACATAACATCACCATTCTTGAAACCACCAAAAGTCATCTTACAGCTTAATAAAATGCGTCCTGTCGTGCTCCTAAAGCCTATAGTTGTACCAGAAGGCGTCTACGAGTGTGTTTCTGAGCTCAGAGAAGACAAACAGCTGCACGAAGGCCAAAAGTCCTCTGACTTGAGTCAGGCAGATTCATCCGAGCCCCGTCTGCTCGAGCCGTCCTTCTCGTGTAACATGTGCGATCGATCTTTTGCTACAGTCCACAACCTCAAGCGCCACAAACTGCTTCACGTCAAAGATGGCAGGAAGTGCCTCCAGTGTGGCGTGCTGTTCTGCCGACGCCACAACCGCGTTTTGTTCCAGCGGCGGCGGCCCAAGCCAAAGAACGAGTCTGAGGATGAGCCTTTCAGTGCCGAGGAGCAAGATCTGAACAGCAGTTTGAGCCCGGATGAGATGGAGCCCCGTCAGATAACAGAAACTGATGGCGATACGCCACCGTCTCCTGCGCTCACTGGTCAGCCGCCTGCCCCTGACCCGAAACGATTACCCAGTGTTTTCAAAAGAGATGGCCTGGTGTCAGTGAAACCCTCTCCGGTGCCTCGACCGCCCTCGCCGATATTCAATTTCCTGAGAAACTCTGTGGCCTCCTTTCACCTCGAGTCACCAGTGCCCAGCTACCCTCCTGTGTTTGTACAATCGCATCTCCCCAAACATCCAGAGCTCCCCCCTTCACTTAGGCTTTTTTCACCTCAGTACCTCACCTCAGCGTTGCTTGACGTTCAGAGAAACTACGAATCCAttttaaacaagagaaaaaccGTCAAGATGGAGCCCGTTGTCAAAGGAGAGCCAGAGGAACCGGTCTCTATCTGTCCGGCTCAGCAAACCGTCAAggaagctaaaaaagaaaaaattgctTATGACCTAGAAGTAATACTCTGA